Proteins encoded together in one Impatiens glandulifera chromosome 1, dImpGla2.1, whole genome shotgun sequence window:
- the LOC124919426 gene encoding pentatricopeptide repeat-containing protein At2g42920, chloroplastic, with protein MSLLTTAPPIAISVQSSHLSTLETQCTNLRDLQMVHAHFIKTGQSKNSSVASRILSFCITKPDVDINYAYRVFSQIENPNLFSWNTIIRGFSNSSIPKMSILLFIDMLVNSSVQPQRLTYPSLFKAYSQLGKARDGAQLHGRVIKQGLQFDPFVRNTLLCMYSSCGYLPEARKCFNEDCFMDAVAWNTMLMGFAKCGKIDIARNLFDEMPVRNQISWNSMISGYVRNGKWAEALLVFRQMQDENIQPNEFTVVSLLNASARLGALKQGEWLHDYVKRNPQIEMNTIIVTALIDMYCKCGIVESAWIVFDSAPRKGLSCWNSMILGLANNGHGNKAIEMFTRLQRSNIEPDKVSFIGVLTACNHLGSVIKARDYFRLMINEYRIKPSIEHYGCLVDTLSRGGLIKEAEEVIRNMKGMVNPDAVIWGSLLWGCNRYGKLELGKWAAEKLREVNSNESSGYVLMHNGNAANGDFEKGVKERMLMKEKKIGKVPGCSSIEIDGQIHEFVASGNCHSIIQSKNHEIFSLLM; from the coding sequence ATGTCCTTGTTGACTACTGCACCACCAATCGCCATTTCAGTCCAATCTTCTCATCTTTCAACTTTAGAAACGCAATGCACCAATCTGAGAGACCTCCAAATGGTTCACGCCCATTTCATCAAAACAGGTCAATCAAAGAACTCATCTGTCGCCAGCCGGATCTTATCTTTCTGCATAACCAAACCAGATGTAGATATCAACTATGCTTATAGAGTATTCTCTCAAATCGAAAACCCAAATCTATTCTCATGGAATACAATCATCAGGGGATTCTCCAACAGCTCAATCCCAAAGATGTCTATCCTTCTATTTATTGACATGTTGGTGAATTCATCGGTTCAACCACAAAGACTTACTTACCCTTCACTGTTCAAAGCTTATTCTCAACTCGGAAAGGCCCGTGATGGAGCTCAGCTTCATGGTAGAGTCATCAAACAGGGTCTCCAGTTCGATCCTTTCGTAAGGAATACACTATTATGTATGTATTCAAGTTGTGGGTATTTGCCAGAAGCAAGAAAATGCTTTAACGAAGACTGTTTTATGGACGCTGTGGCTTGGAACACCATGCTCATGGGTTTCGCTAAATGTGGGAAGATAGATATTGCACGCAATTTGTTCGATGAAATGCCAGTGAGAAATCAGATTTCTTGGAACAGCATGATAAGCGGGTACGTTAGGAATGGAAAGTGGGCAGAGGCTTTACTCGTTTTTAGACAAATGCAAGACGAGAATATCCAACCGAATGAGTTCACAGTCGTGAGCCTATTGAATGCTTCGGCTCGATTAGGAGCACTTAAGCAAGGTGAATGGCTTCATGATTACGTAAAGAGAAACCCACAAATTGAAATGAACACAATCATTGTAACTGCACTTATCGACATGTATTGCAAGTGTGGCATTGTCGAATCTGCATGGATAGTGTTTGATTCCGCACCAAGAAAAGGACTATCATGTTGGAATTCAATGATCTTAGGCCTAGCAAATAACGGGCATGGAAACAAAGCCATAGAGATGTTCACACGCTTACAAAGATCAAACATTGAACCAGACAAAGTCAGTTTCATTGGAGTCTTAACAGCTTGTAACCATTTGGGTTCTGTTATTAAAGCAAGAGATTACTTCAGATTAATGATTAACGAATACAGAATCAAACCATCGATAGAACACTACGGTTGTCTGGTTGACACGCTAAGCAGGGGTGGGTTAATCAAAGAAGCTGAAGAAGTTATAAGAAACATGAAGGGGATGGTGAATCCAGATGCGGTTATATGGGGTTCGTTATTATGGGGTTGTAATAGGTATGGAAAGTTGGAGTTGGGAAAGTGGGCGGCGGAGAAACTAAGGGAGGTGAATTCAAATGAGAGTAGCGGTTATGTACTTATGCATAATGGAAATGCTGCAAATGGTGATTTTGAGAAAGGTGTAAAAGAGAGGATGTTAATGAAAGAGAAGAAGATTGGTAAAGTGCCTGGATGTAGTtctattgagattgatggtCAGATTCATGAATTTGTAGCTAGTGGGAATTGTCATTCCATAATTCAGAGCAAGAACCATGAGATATTTTCTTTACTCATGTAG